In one Amaranthus tricolor cultivar Red isolate AtriRed21 chromosome 8, ASM2621246v1, whole genome shotgun sequence genomic region, the following are encoded:
- the LOC130821415 gene encoding uncharacterized protein At1g10890-like isoform X1, with translation MHVLLKKWQLVVMGRESSRSRSPSHYRRSRKSHRGRSRSPYNHSRRKSRSISPRRHKNRSRTPRRRRSRSTSPKRHRRHPSHNTSLSPQHKSPSQNLDLIEHKSVNDKLKLEEEKQRRQQEAELKLIEEETTRRVEEAIQKKVADSLDSQEIKLEIQMLLDEGRKKLTEEVAAELEREKQTAQIEAQRKEEQARKEKEELEKMLEENRRRLEEAQRLEALEQQEMEEKRYRELEEMQKKKEEAMRRKRQQEEEERMKQMVLLGKNKSRPKLSFALNSK, from the exons ATGCATGTTTTGCTGAAAAAGTGGCAATTGGTAGTGATGGGAAGAGAATCGTCCCGATCAAGGTCACCGTCGCATTATAGACGTAGTAGAAAATCTCACAGGGGACGCAGCAGATCGCCTTACAATCATAGCAG AAGAAAAAGTCGTTCCATTTCTCCACGTCGGCACAAAAATCGCTCTCGCACTCCAAGACGTCGTAGAAGTCGTTCAACATCGCCTAAGCGCCATAGGCGCCACCCAAGTCATAATACCTCCTTATCTCCTCAACATAAATCTCCTAGTCAAAACCTTGATTTGATAGAGCACAAAAGCGTTAATGACAAGCTGAAACTAGAAGAAGAGAAACAAAG GCGTCAGCAGGAAGCAGAATTAAAACTAATCGAGGAGGAAACTACCAGGAGAGTGGAGGAAGCAATTCAGAAAAAAGTTGCTGATAGTTTAGACTCTCAGGAGATTAAGCTAGAAATACAGATGCTCTTGGATGAAGGTAGAAAGAAGCTAACTGAAGAGGTTGCTGCTGAGCTAGAGCGAGAAAAGCAAACAGCTCAAATCGAGGCTCAGCGGAAAGAG GAGCAAGCTCGAAAGGAGAAAGAAGAGCTTGAAAAGATGCTGGAAGAGAACCGTCGGAGGCTTGAGGAAGCGCAGAGGCTAGAAGCACTAGAGCAGCAGGAAATGGAAGAGAAACGTTATCGGGAACTTGAAGAGATGCAAAAAAAGAAGGAAGAGGCCATGCGGAGGAAGAGACAACAAGAGGAGGAAGAACGGATGAAACAAATGGTGTTGCTTGGGAAGAACAAGTCTAGGCCTAAACTGTCATTTGCCCTCAACTCAAAATGA
- the LOC130821415 gene encoding uncharacterized protein At1g10890-like isoform X2, whose product MGRESSRSRSPSHYRRSRKSHRGRSRSPYNHSRRKSRSISPRRHKNRSRTPRRRRSRSTSPKRHRRHPSHNTSLSPQHKSPSQNLDLIEHKSVNDKLKLEEEKQRRQQEAELKLIEEETTRRVEEAIQKKVADSLDSQEIKLEIQMLLDEGRKKLTEEVAAELEREKQTAQIEAQRKEEQARKEKEELEKMLEENRRRLEEAQRLEALEQQEMEEKRYRELEEMQKKKEEAMRRKRQQEEEERMKQMVLLGKNKSRPKLSFALNSK is encoded by the exons ATGGGAAGAGAATCGTCCCGATCAAGGTCACCGTCGCATTATAGACGTAGTAGAAAATCTCACAGGGGACGCAGCAGATCGCCTTACAATCATAGCAG AAGAAAAAGTCGTTCCATTTCTCCACGTCGGCACAAAAATCGCTCTCGCACTCCAAGACGTCGTAGAAGTCGTTCAACATCGCCTAAGCGCCATAGGCGCCACCCAAGTCATAATACCTCCTTATCTCCTCAACATAAATCTCCTAGTCAAAACCTTGATTTGATAGAGCACAAAAGCGTTAATGACAAGCTGAAACTAGAAGAAGAGAAACAAAG GCGTCAGCAGGAAGCAGAATTAAAACTAATCGAGGAGGAAACTACCAGGAGAGTGGAGGAAGCAATTCAGAAAAAAGTTGCTGATAGTTTAGACTCTCAGGAGATTAAGCTAGAAATACAGATGCTCTTGGATGAAGGTAGAAAGAAGCTAACTGAAGAGGTTGCTGCTGAGCTAGAGCGAGAAAAGCAAACAGCTCAAATCGAGGCTCAGCGGAAAGAG GAGCAAGCTCGAAAGGAGAAAGAAGAGCTTGAAAAGATGCTGGAAGAGAACCGTCGGAGGCTTGAGGAAGCGCAGAGGCTAGAAGCACTAGAGCAGCAGGAAATGGAAGAGAAACGTTATCGGGAACTTGAAGAGATGCAAAAAAAGAAGGAAGAGGCCATGCGGAGGAAGAGACAACAAGAGGAGGAAGAACGGATGAAACAAATGGTGTTGCTTGGGAAGAACAAGTCTAGGCCTAAACTGTCATTTGCCCTCAACTCAAAATGA
- the LOC130821416 gene encoding ATP phosphoribosyltransferase 1, chloroplastic-like, which produces MATILHPSLQQCTSFTPFPHSSLPSNSISVLSSRFSLKFRVHACCQTQTSPSPLPTSIDFVNGNADLNSIQRSEIRFGLPSKGRMASDTLQLLKDCQLSVRQANPRQYVAQIPQISSLEVWFQRPKDIVRKLLSGDLDLGIVGFDTLSEYGQGSEDLIIVHSALDYGECRLSLAIPNYGIFENINSVNELAAMPQWTADKPLRVATGFTYLGPKFMKENGLKHVTFSTADGALEAAPAMGIADVILDLVSSGTTLRENNLKEIEGGVVLQSQAVLVASRKSLTYRNGVLDTTHEILERFEAHLKALGQFTVTANMRGKSAEDVAERILSQSSLSGLQGPTISPVFCKRNGAVSADYYAIVICVPKKALYTSVKQLRAIGGSGVLTSPLTYIFDEETPRWRELLSKLGL; this is translated from the exons atggcGACAATCCTACACCCTTCTCTTCAACAATGTACCTCTTTCACACCATTTCCCCATTCTTCACTTCCTTCAAATTCCATCTCCGTTTTGTCTTCTCGCTTCTCTCTCAAATTCAGAGTCCACGCATGTTGCCAAACTCAAACATCTCCATCTCCATTGCCTACTTCGATTGATTTTGTCAATGGAAATGCGGATTTAAACTCCATTCAGCGTTCCGAAATTCGTTTTGGTTTACCTAGCAAAGGCCGCATGGCTTCCGATACTCTTCAATTACTTAAG GATTGTCAGTTGTCGGTAAGGCAAGCTAACCCTCGTCAATATGTAGCTCAAATTCCTCAG ATTTCAAGCTTGGAAGTTTGGTTTCAGCGGCCAAAAGATATTGTAAGGAAGTTGCTGTCTGGAGATTTAGATCTTGGTATTGTAGGATTCGATACCTTGAGCGAGTATGGACAG GGCAGTGAAGATCTCATTATTGTTCACAGTGCCTTGGATTATGGGGAGTGCCGCTTATCACTTGCA ATTCCTAACTATGGCatatttgaaaatattaattCTGTGAACGAGCTTGCTGCAATGCCTCAGTGGACAGCTGACAAACCTCTGCGAGTTGCTACTGGCTTTACTTAT CTGGGTCCAAAGTTCATGAAAGAGAATGGTCTAAAGCATGTTACCTTTTCAACTGCTGATGGAGCGCTTGAGGCAGCCCCTGCT ATGGGCATAGCTGATGTTATATTGGATCTTGTAAGTAGTGGAACAACCttaagagaaaataatttgaaagagatTGAAGGTGGTGTTGTGTTGCAAAGTCAG GCCGTGCTTGTTGCTAGCAGGAAATCTTTAACCTATCGTAACGGTGTTCTTGACACAACCCATGAGATATTAGAAAGATTTGAGGCACACCTGAAGGCACTTGGTCAGTTTACG GTAACTGCAAATATGAGGGGGAAAAGTGCAGAGGATGTCGCTGAGAGAATACTTAGTCAATCATCTTTATCAGGGCTacag GGCCCCACTATTAGTCCTGTTTTCTGCAAAAGAAATGGGGCAGTGTCAGCAGATTATTATGCTATAGTGATATGTGTTCCCAAGAAGGCTCTCTATACGTCTGTTAAGCAGCTAAGAGCA ATTGGTGGTAGTGGAGTCCTCACTTCACCGCTCACCTATATATTTGATGAAGAAACTCCAAGATGGCGTGAATTGCTCTCCAAACTTGGCCTCTAA